TGAGCGAGCCGTAGTCGATGAGGCCCGCCGGTCCCTCCAGCTCCTTACGCCCGGTGAAGGTGGACTCACTGATGGAGAGCTGGTGCTCGTTCATGTTGCCCACCACCGAGTAGGTGACGGGGGCTTCCTTGATGCGGCCCAGGAACTTGCCCGTGTCCCACTCGATGATGTCGCGCTGGGCGCCGGGCGCGTTGCGGCGCGCCGGGGTGTAATACAGCTCGCCATACAGCTCGTGCGAGTCCGCCGCGTAGGTGATGAGGGTGGAGCCGTCGGCCGAGGCCCCCTTGCTCACCAGCAGGCTGGTGCAGGCGAGAGCCGCGGGCGCCGCCAGCCCCGCCGCGACGGCCAGGGGGGGAAGGAACTTCGAGAAGGACCGGATCATGGCGGCGATGCTACCAGGGAGCTTCGCGTCCCGGTGGGCCGGAGAGGCGCGCTTCCCCAGCACTCGGGCGAGCCAGGAGCCCGGCTTGCCTCTACAATCGCTCGTGACGCGCATGAGGGCAGGTTCTCGGCGCGTCCGCGCCCGTCCCCCGGGCCGGTGGCACCCGGTGGACAATCAGGGCATGGCAACCCGGGCCCCCGTGGCCCCGCCCCCCCTTCTTGGAGAAGGCCCACGATGAACGACTTCCAGTTCCAGGACATGCTTCCGCTCGGCAAGGACGAGACGCCCTACCGGCTGCTCACCAAGGACGGTGTCTCCACCTTCGAGGCCGGGGGGAAGAGCTTCGTCCAGGTGGCCCCCGAGGCGCTCACGCTCCTCACCCGCGAGGCCATGCGCGACATCTCGCACCTCCTGCGGCCCGGTCACCTCCAGCAGCTCGCCCACATCCTCGAGGACCCCGAGGCCTCGCCCAATGATCGCTTCGTGGCGGTGGAGCTGCTCAAGAACGCCAACATCGCCGCCGGCGGCGTGCTGCCCTCCTGCCAGGACACCGGCACCGCCATCGTGATGGGCAAGAAGGGCCAGTACGTGCTCACCGAGGGCGGCGACGAGGCGGCGATCGCCCGGGGCGTGTTCGACACGTACCGCACCGCCAACCTGCGCTACTCGCAGATGGCCGCGCTCGACATGTACAAGGAGGTCAACACCGGCAACAACCTCCCGGCGCAGATCGAGCTGTACGCGACCGACGGCGACGCCTACAAGTTCCTCTTCATGGCCAAGGGCGGCGGCTCGGCCAACAAGAGCTACCTCTTCCAGGAGACCAAGGCGCTGCTCAACCCGCAGAGCCTCCTGTCCTTCCTCGACGCGAAGATCCGCTCGCTGGGCACCGCGGCGTGCCCGCCCTACCACCTGGCCATCGTGGTGGGCGGCACCTCGGCCGAGTTCGCGCTCAAGACGGCCAAGTACGCCTCGGCGCGCTACCTGGACACGCTGCCCACCGAGGGCAACGCGCTCGGCCGGGGCTTCCGCGACGTGGCGCTGGAGCAGGAGGTGCTCAAGCTCACCCAGCGCACCGGCATCGGCGCCCAGTTCGGCGGCAAGTACTTCTGCCATGACGTGCGCGTCATCCGTCTGCCCCGCCATGGCGCTTCCTGCCCGGTGGCCATCGCCGTGTCGTGCTCGGCGGACCGGCAGGCGCTCGGGAAGATCACCCGCGAGGGCGTCTTCCTCGAGCAGCTCGAGACGGATCCCGCGAAGTACCTGCCGGAGACGGCGGACTCGGACTTGTCCGGCGAGGTGGTGAAGATCGACCTGCGCCGCCCCATGGCGGACATCCGCGCCGAGCTGTCGCGCTACCCCATCAAGACGCGCCTGTCGCTCACGGGCCCCATGGTGGTGGCGCGCGACATCGCCCACGCCAAGCTCAAGGAGCGGCTGGACAAGGGCGAGGGCATGCCCCAGTACCTCAAGGACTACATGGTGTACTACGCGGGCCCGGCGAAGACGCCGGAGGGGTACGCCTCGGGCTCGTTCGGCCCCACGACGGCGGGCCGCATGGACGCCTACGTGGATCAGTTCCAGGCGGAGGGGGGCAGCTACGTGATGCTCGCCAAGGGCAACCGCTCGCCCGCCGTCACCGAGGCCTGCAAGAAGCACGGCGGCTTCTACCTGGGCTCCATCGGTGGCCCCGCGGCGCGGCTGGCCAAGGACTGCATCACCAAGGTGGAGGTGCTCGAGTACCCCGAGCTGGGCATGGAGGCCGTCTGGAAGATCGAGGTGGTGGACTTCCCCGCCTTCATCGTCGTGGACGACAAGGGCAACGACTTCTTCGCCCACATCAACAAGCCCGCGAAGAAGTGAGTGGCCCGCGGGGGCTCCGGACCAATCGCCCGGGGCCCCTCGAGAGCTTCAGTGCTTGAGCCCGGCCACGTGCTGGGTGGGCATGTTCTCCAGCCCGTGGGTGAGCTGGAAGGTGTAGCGCACGCGCGGCGCGGACTTGGTCCCGCCGAGCACCTTGAAGAGGAAGTAGCCCCGGTCCACGTTCTCCGGATCCGCCAGCACCTGCACGTGCATCAGATCGGTGGTGTCGAGCACCATCTCGCCCACCAGGCGCTTGCCCATGATGAGCTGCACCACGGGCGTGCCGTTGTCCTCCGAGAACAGCACCCAGTGGAGCGCCTCGGCGTCGTACAGCCAGGACTCCTCCGTGCCGACACTGAGGAGGCAGTTGGTGTGGTCCAGGATCCAATCCCAGAAGCGCTCAAAGGGGAGCGTCACTCCCGATTCCGTCTCGATCGCCATGCCCACCACATAGCGCAGGTCGGGCCGTGGGGGGCATGGCCAATCGCGGCGCGGCCTAGGCCCTGGACTTGCGCGCCGGAAGCTGGTTGAGCAGCCGCTCCAGTTCGTCCGGTTTCACCGGCTTCACCACGTGCAGGTCGAAGCCCGCCTCCACCGCGCGTGAACGGTGCTCGCCGCTGTAGCCCGTGAGCGCCACGAGATAGACGTCCTGGCCGCCCTGGCTCTCGCGGATCTTCCGCGCCACCTGGAAGCCGTCCATCCCCGGCAGGCCCAGGTCCACCAGGGCCACGTGCGGCCGCAGCGAGGGGAAGCGCTCCACGCCCCGGAAGCCATCCTCGGCCACCGCCACCTCGTGGCCCCACATCTCCAGCAGCTCGCGCAGCACCTCGCGCGTGTCCTCGTTGTCCTCCACCAGCAACACCCGCCGCGCCGCGCCCGTCTCGGGAGGAGCCACCCGCGTCTCGGCGGGCGCGGAGACCACCGCCTGCGCCGCCAGCGGCAGGATCACCACCAGCTCGCTGCCCTTGCCCTCGCCCTCGCTGTAGACCCGGACCACGCCCCCATGCAGCTCCACGAGGCGCCGCACCAGGGTCAACCCGATGCCCAGACCCCCGCGAGAGCGGTCCAACTGCTGCTCGCCCTGCACGAAGAGCTCGAACACCCGGGTCTGGAGCTCCGGGCTCATGCCAATCCCCGTGTCCTTCACGCGCAGCACCACCTGGCGCTCCAGGCCCCGCTGCTCCACCGTCACGCCGACGAAGACGTGGCCCCCCACCGGGGTGTACTTCCGCGCGTTGTCCAGCAGGTTGGACACCACCTGCTCCAGCCGCGTGGCGTCGCCCTCCAGCCACAGCGCCTCGGGCGGCAGCGTCAGCTCCAGGTGCAGCCCCTTGTCCAGGAGCGACTGACGGCGCGCCTCCACGCCGTGCTGCACCACCTGACGCAGGTCCACCAGCGCGCGCCGCAGCTCGATGTGGCCGCGGTTGAAGCGCGACACGTCCAGCAGGTCATCCACCATGCGCGCCATGTGCTGACTCTGCCGCGTCAGCACGCGCATGGCCCGGGACTCGGCGCCCTGGGTGGCCTCGGCCAGGTGCAGGGAGTTGACGATGGCGGCCAGGGGGTTGCGCAGCTCGTGCGCCAGCATCGCGAGGAACTCGTCCTTGCGCCGGTCCGCGTCCGCCAGCTCCGCCGCGCGCCGTTGCAGCTCCTCCTGGAGCTGGCGGTGGGGGGTGATATCCGTGAGGATGCGCACCGCGCCCGTCACGCCACCGCCATCGCCGTCCACGGGGTTGGCCGCCACGCGGTACCAGCGCGAGCCCAGGCACACCGAGGCCTCCTCGCGGCAGTCCAGCGTCTCGCCACAGCTCGCGGGCAGCTCCTCGCCGCCCGCCGCCTCCCGCATCAACGCCGCGAAGGACTGGCCGAACACCGTCTCCTCGCTCCCGCCGAACAGCGACACGAAGGAGCGGTTGGCGCGCATCACCCGGCCCTGTCCATCCAGCAGACACACGCCATCGCCCAGCGAGTCGAAGGTCGCCGTCCACTGCGCGGCCGCGCGGCGCGCTTCCTCCTCGGCCCGGCGCAGGCGCAACAGCGAGCGCACCGTGGCCAGCAGCTCCGCGGTGTCCACCGGCTGCGTCAGGTAGCCGTCCGCGCCGCTCTCCAACCCCTCCACCTTGTTCTCGGTGCGGATGTAGTTGGCCGACAGGTGCATCACGACGATGTTCGACGTGTGGGGATCCGACTTGAGCCGCCGGCACACCTCGATGCCATTGATGTCCGGCAGCTTCACGTCGAGGATGATGAGGTCCGGGCGCAGCTCGGCGGCGAGCTGGAGCGCCTCGGCGCCCGTGCCCCCCTCGGCCACCTGGAAGCCCGACGCGCGCAGGATGCGCGTCACCGCGTACCGGTTCGCTTCATTGTCGTTGATGTTGAGGAGGATGGGTTCGCGGTGGGGCACGAGGCGCTCTCCGAAGGGGTATCAGGACCGCCGTTCCGGGCCGGACAAGGCACGTTGCAGGAGGTCGAACGCCGCATCCCGGGTGAGTCCACTCTTCGAGAGGATACCCAACACATGGGGGAGCAGGCGTCCACGCTCCTGCTCCGTCAGGGAACGGCTGGTGTGGATGATGACGGGGATGTCGCGCGTGGAGCGCTCACGCCGCAGCGTCTCCAGGACCTCGAAGCCGTCCATGCCCGGCAGCGACAGGTCCAACACGATGGCGGAGGGGTGGAGCTGGTTGGCCAGGCGCACGCCCTCCAGGCCCGTGGTGGCCTCGCGGAACTGCAACGAGGCGTCGGCCAGCAGGCGCTTGAGCAGGTAGCGCACCACCTCGTCATCGTCCACGAGCAGCACGGTGCGCGGACGCGACGCGTCTCGCGGTGCCTCGGGCTCCACCGGCTCGTCATCCACCAGGGGCTTCTGCCGCTGGGTGTAGTCGAGCGCCACCCGGGCCCGGAAGGTGCTGCCCCGGCCCTTCTGGCTCTCCACGAAGAGCGAGCCCCCCAACAGCTCCGCCAGCCGCCGCGACAGGGGCAGCCCGAGCCCCGTGCCCTTGATGCCCTGCTGGTGCGGCCCCTCCACCTGCACGAACTCCTCGAAGATGCGCTCCTGGTCCTCGGGCGCGATGCCCATGCCGGTGTCGCTCACCGCGAACTCCACGACGCCGCGGGGGCCGGCCATCGCCGACACCCGCACCTCGCCCCGCTGGGTGAACTTGAGGGCATTGGAGACGAGGTTGCGGAGGATCTGCGACAGCTTGCGCTCGTCGGTGTGCAGCTCCGGCAGTCCCACGGGCTCGTCGAAGACGAGCGCCACCCCCTCGTTCACCTTCAAGGGGCGCAGCATCCCGCGCAGCGAGCCGAACAGCTCCCCCACGGAGAAGCGCGTGGGGAGCACCTCGGAACGGCCGGACTCGATCTTCGCCAGGTCCAGCAGATCGTCGATGAGCTCCTGCAGGGCCTCGCCGGACTTGCGGATGAAGGTGACCTGCTTCTCCTGCTCTTCGTTGAGTGGCCCGTCCAGCCGATC
This window of the Cystobacter ferrugineus genome carries:
- a CDS encoding fumarate hydratase codes for the protein MNDFQFQDMLPLGKDETPYRLLTKDGVSTFEAGGKSFVQVAPEALTLLTREAMRDISHLLRPGHLQQLAHILEDPEASPNDRFVAVELLKNANIAAGGVLPSCQDTGTAIVMGKKGQYVLTEGGDEAAIARGVFDTYRTANLRYSQMAALDMYKEVNTGNNLPAQIELYATDGDAYKFLFMAKGGGSANKSYLFQETKALLNPQSLLSFLDAKIRSLGTAACPPYHLAIVVGGTSAEFALKTAKYASARYLDTLPTEGNALGRGFRDVALEQEVLKLTQRTGIGAQFGGKYFCHDVRVIRLPRHGASCPVAIAVSCSADRQALGKITREGVFLEQLETDPAKYLPETADSDLSGEVVKIDLRRPMADIRAELSRYPIKTRLSLTGPMVVARDIAHAKLKERLDKGEGMPQYLKDYMVYYAGPAKTPEGYASGSFGPTTAGRMDAYVDQFQAEGGSYVMLAKGNRSPAVTEACKKHGGFYLGSIGGPAARLAKDCITKVEVLEYPELGMEAVWKIEVVDFPAFIVVDDKGNDFFAHINKPAKK
- a CDS encoding hybrid sensor histidine kinase/response regulator — translated: MPHREPILLNINDNEANRYAVTRILRASGFQVAEGGTGAEALQLAAELRPDLIILDVKLPDINGIEVCRRLKSDPHTSNIVVMHLSANYIRTENKVEGLESGADGYLTQPVDTAELLATVRSLLRLRRAEEEARRAAAQWTATFDSLGDGVCLLDGQGRVMRANRSFVSLFGGSEETVFGQSFAALMREAAGGEELPASCGETLDCREEASVCLGSRWYRVAANPVDGDGGGVTGAVRILTDITPHRQLQEELQRRAAELADADRRKDEFLAMLAHELRNPLAAIVNSLHLAEATQGAESRAMRVLTRQSQHMARMVDDLLDVSRFNRGHIELRRALVDLRQVVQHGVEARRQSLLDKGLHLELTLPPEALWLEGDATRLEQVVSNLLDNARKYTPVGGHVFVGVTVEQRGLERQVVLRVKDTGIGMSPELQTRVFELFVQGEQQLDRSRGGLGIGLTLVRRLVELHGGVVRVYSEGEGKGSELVVILPLAAQAVVSAPAETRVAPPETGAARRVLLVEDNEDTREVLRELLEMWGHEVAVAEDGFRGVERFPSLRPHVALVDLGLPGMDGFQVARKIRESQGGQDVYLVALTGYSGEHRSRAVEAGFDLHVVKPVKPDELERLLNQLPARKSRA
- a CDS encoding ATP-binding response regulator; the protein is MSLFLFQSELRTGQDVVNTRQRGRHIAQVLGFEAQDQVRIATAISEVARLAASQANGHIEFLLEETQSPALLVRVRAPASTPGLMSGVPPAAPRPGPALAPAQRLMDRVSLRVEEDALVLELAHRLPRAAPPAYVLQSLRSELERQRRSNAVDELSRQNEELLRTLEELQARKAEVERLNRELEETNRGVVALYAELEEKAEALRRASDMKTRFISNVSHELRTPISSVVNLSRLLLDRLDGPLNEEQEKQVTFIRKSGEALQELIDDLLDLAKIESGRSEVLPTRFSVGELFGSLRGMLRPLKVNEGVALVFDEPVGLPELHTDERKLSQILRNLVSNALKFTQRGEVRVSAMAGPRGVVEFAVSDTGMGIAPEDQERIFEEFVQVEGPHQQGIKGTGLGLPLSRRLAELLGGSLFVESQKGRGSTFRARVALDYTQRQKPLVDDEPVEPEAPRDASRPRTVLLVDDDEVVRYLLKRLLADASLQFREATTGLEGVRLANQLHPSAIVLDLSLPGMDGFEVLETLRRERSTRDIPVIIHTSRSLTEQERGRLLPHVLGILSKSGLTRDAAFDLLQRALSGPERRS